Within the Halobaculum limi genome, the region CCGTCTTCGGAGGCCGACCGCCGTGTGCGCTACTTCTCACCGACGACGGAGATAGATCTCTGTGGCCACGCGACAATCGCTTCGCACGCCCGCCTGTTCGAGACAGGTGTGATCGACGCCGGGACACACTCGTTGGAGACGAACGTCGGCGTCATCGACGTGGAGGTGACCGACGAGGGCCGCGTCTGGATGACGCAGAACGACCCGACCATCTACGAGGTAGAAGTCGACTACGACCGACTGGGGCGTGTCCTCGGTGTCGACGACAACGCCTTCCGCGACGTGGGCGCAGACCTCCCGGTGGCGTACGCCACCTCCGGACTCCCGTTCCTCGTCGTCCCGGTCAACTTCCTCGAACACCTCGGCAAGATGGCCCCTGACTTCGACGCGGTCGCCGCCCTCGCGGACGAACACGACGCCGCCGGCGTGTACGCGTTCACCTTCGACGCCCTCGGGCCGGAGGCGACCGTCCACGGCCGCTGTTTCGTCCCCGGAAGCGGCATCGACGAGGACCCCGTGACCGGCACCGCCAGCGGTGCCTGCGGTGCGTATCTCGACCACTTCGGCGCGTTCCGCGGCGGCGACGCGAGCGATGCGCCGGGCACGCCGACCGGCCCCGGCGAGTCGACAGGAACACCCGAGGAACTGGTGTTCGAACAGGGGCACTTCCTCGACCGGCCGGGTCGCGTCCGGGTGCGCGCGACCGGCGGCCCCCCGGTCGTCGGCGGCGACGCAGTCACGTCGTTCGAGGGAACGATCCGAGTTCCCGAGAGCGAGGACGACGAGATTCTGGAAGCCTGACAAGGGCCGACTGCGCGCGTTCCGATTCGCTGTTCTGTACTGCGGTTTTACTCGAACAGTCTGATTCGCAGAAACCCGCCTACGAGCGGTCGTTCTCGCGCCTCGCGGCTGCGAGTGCGTCTTCTGGTGACCGGTCCGGCCTCGCCCCCGGATTCGCGGCGAGGTACGCCTCCGCGTCGGCGATGGTGTCGCCGTTCTCCAAGCCGTACGACCGCGCGGTTTCGGCCGAGGCGCTGGCGTCGACGACCTCCGGTACGTCGGCCATCTCCTCGGCGTCTTCGGCGACGTGGCGGCGCACGATGATGGCAGCCGTCACCGCGGCGACGAACACGCCGACGGCGATACCGAACGTGTCCCAGACCAGCCATCCGGCGGCGGGCAAGCCGATAGTGGCCACCGGGACGAGTGCCAACAGGATTCGGCGACGCGACCGCGCGCGGCGCTGGTACGTCCGGACGACCGACGACCCCGCGCCCGCCGGGACGACGCGGTGGACCGGCCCGGTGTCGCCCGGATAGCGCAGGACGTCCCAGCGGTCGGCCGCGGCCGCCGCGAGATACGGTTCCTCCGGCGGGTCGTCAGACGCTGTGGACGACCCGGGTGAGTCGCTCATACTGACGCTGTGAACCCCCGCGTCGAAAACCCCGCGGGTCGCGGTGGCGACCACCAATTCCACCCTTCCACCGCCTCGTATGTCCGAACGCGAGACGGGACGAGCGACGGCGAGAGGTACTCAAAACCGAGTACAGACTTCGAGACGGTTGCGCCGGTCGGAACCTTCTTGATGTAGGTGTCTGTCCGTTTTCGTACGAAAATGGCTGTACTTTGGCTGGACGACGTCTCCGCCGACGACCTGGACACCGTCGGCGGAAAAGGGGCCTCGTTGGGGGAACTGACTGGCGCGGGCCTGCCGGTCCCGCCGGGCTTCGTGGTCACCGCGGGCACCTATCGCACGTTCATCGAGGAGGCGGGTATCGACGAGGAACTGTTCGCCGCGATGGACATCGACCCCGAGGACTCGGCGGCGCTTCGCGCGGCCGAGCAGACCGCCCACGATCTCATTCTCGGGACGGAAATGCCTGAGTCCGTCCGCTCTGAGATCCTCGACGCCTACCGCTCGGTCGGCGGCGATGGCGAGGCGTTCGTCGCCGTCCGGTCGTCTGCGACCGCCGAGGACCTGCCCGACGCCTCCTTCGCCGGTCAGCAGGAGACGTTCCTCAACGTCCGCGAGGACGCCCTCATCGACCGCGTGAAAGAGTGCTGGGCGTCGCTGTTCTCCCAACGCGCCATCTACTACCGCCAGCAGAAGGGGTTCCCGCACAGCGAGGTCGACATCGCCGTAGTCGTCCAGCAGATGGTCGACGCCGAGAAGTCGGGCGTGATGTTCACGTCCCACCCCTCCACGGGCGAACCCGAGATCATCATCGAGGCGGCGTGGGGACTCGGTGAGGCGGTCGTCTCCGGGTCTGTCTCGCCGGACAACTACGTGGTCGACCGCGAAACTGCGGCGGTCGAGACGGTGACCGTCGCCGACAAGAAACTCCTGATGGAGAAAGATCCCGAGACGGGCGAGACGGTCAAACGCGACGTGCCCGCGGAGAAACGCGAGGCGCAGGTCCTCGGCGACGCCGAGATCGAACGCCTCGTCGAACTTGGGCGGCAGGTCGAGGACCACTACGGCACGCCGCAGGACGTGGAGTGGGCGGTGTACGACGGCGAGGTGTACATGCTCCAGTCGCGGCCGATCACGACCATCTCCGAGCCTGCAGGGACGACCGACACGAGCGCCGTCGCCGACGAGCGAGAGGCGGCGACGAACGGCGGCGTCGACGCCGATACTGGCTCGCAGGCCGCCGACTCCTCCGGTGAGGACGAGGTGCTCCTGCGAGGACTTGGCGCGTCACCGGGCATCGTCTCGGGAAATGTCCGTATCGTGACAAAACTCGACCACCTCGACCAGGTCGCGGAGGGTGACCTCATCGTGACCGAGATGACGATGCCCGACATGGTGCCCGCGATGAAGCGTGCGGTCGGCATCATCACCGACGAAGGTGGGATGACCAGCCACGCAGCCATCGTCTCCCGCGAACTCGGCGTGCCCGCGGTCGTCGGAACGGGGTCGGCCACCAGCGTCCTCTCGGACGGCCAGACCGTCACCATCGACGGCGACAAGGGGACCATCCGGCGGGGCGAAATCACCTCGACCGAGGAGGAACACGAACCCGTCGAGGCAGTCCGTCCTGAGACGCCGGTCAAGCCGATGACCGCGACGGAGGTGAAGGTGAACGTCTCCATCCCCGAGGCCGCAGAGCGTGCGGCCGCCACGGGCGCGGATGGCGTCGGTCTCCTCCGTATCGAGCACATGGTGTTGTCGCTGGGCGTCACGCCCGAGAAGTACATCGCCGACCACGGCGAAGACGCGTACGTGGAGGAACTCGTCTCGGGCATCCGCGAGGTGGCCGAGGAGTTCTACCCGCGACCCGTCCGCGCGCGGACGCTCGACGCGCCGACCGACGAGTTCCGCGAGTTGGAGGGCGGCGAGACGGAACCCAACGAACACAACCCGATGCTCGGGTGGCGCGGCATCCGCCGGTCGCTCGACAAGCCGGACGTGTTCCAACAGGAGTTGCAGGCGTTCAAGCGCCTCTACGAGATGGGGTACGACAACGTCGAACTGATGTTCCCGCTCGTCAACGACGCCAGCGACGTTGAGGCGGCCGTTGAGCACATGCGAGCGGTCGGTATCTCCCCAGAGAAGCGCCGTTGGGGTGTGATGATCGAGACGCCCGCGAGCGCACTCTGCATCGAGGAACTCGCCGAGTGCGGCATCGACTTCGCCTCCTTCGGGACGAACGACCTCACCCAGTACACGCTCGCGGTCGACCGCAACAACGGCAACGTCGCCGACCGCTTCGACGAACTCCATCCCGCAGTCCTCTCGCTCATCGGTGACGTCATCGACACCTGCCGCGAGATGGACGTCGACACGAGCATCTGCGGGCAGGCTGGCTCGAAGCCTGCGATGGTCGACTTCCTCGTCGAGAAGGGCGTCACTAGCATCTCCGCCAACATCGACGCCGTCCGCGACGTGCAACACGAGGTCAAGCGGACCGAACAGAAACTCATCCTCGACGACATCCGGTAAGAAGCGGAACCCACAAGTTCCGTTCGCGTCCTTTCATCTCCAATGCAGTCGCCCGTGCCCGAGCG harbors:
- a CDS encoding PhzF family phenazine biosynthesis protein, with the translated sequence MTDTDDAAASDGVDRREAALVDAFTHDPTAGNAAGVVPDADGLATDQMQAIARELAVSETAFLLPSSEADRRVRYFSPTTEIDLCGHATIASHARLFETGVIDAGTHSLETNVGVIDVEVTDEGRVWMTQNDPTIYEVEVDYDRLGRVLGVDDNAFRDVGADLPVAYATSGLPFLVVPVNFLEHLGKMAPDFDAVAALADEHDAAGVYAFTFDALGPEATVHGRCFVPGSGIDEDPVTGTASGACGAYLDHFGAFRGGDASDAPGTPTGPGESTGTPEELVFEQGHFLDRPGRVRVRATGGPPVVGGDAVTSFEGTIRVPESEDDEILEA
- the ppsA gene encoding phosphoenolpyruvate synthase; the encoded protein is MAVLWLDDVSADDLDTVGGKGASLGELTGAGLPVPPGFVVTAGTYRTFIEEAGIDEELFAAMDIDPEDSAALRAAEQTAHDLILGTEMPESVRSEILDAYRSVGGDGEAFVAVRSSATAEDLPDASFAGQQETFLNVREDALIDRVKECWASLFSQRAIYYRQQKGFPHSEVDIAVVVQQMVDAEKSGVMFTSHPSTGEPEIIIEAAWGLGEAVVSGSVSPDNYVVDRETAAVETVTVADKKLLMEKDPETGETVKRDVPAEKREAQVLGDAEIERLVELGRQVEDHYGTPQDVEWAVYDGEVYMLQSRPITTISEPAGTTDTSAVADEREAATNGGVDADTGSQAADSSGEDEVLLRGLGASPGIVSGNVRIVTKLDHLDQVAEGDLIVTEMTMPDMVPAMKRAVGIITDEGGMTSHAAIVSRELGVPAVVGTGSATSVLSDGQTVTIDGDKGTIRRGEITSTEEEHEPVEAVRPETPVKPMTATEVKVNVSIPEAAERAAATGADGVGLLRIEHMVLSLGVTPEKYIADHGEDAYVEELVSGIREVAEEFYPRPVRARTLDAPTDEFRELEGGETEPNEHNPMLGWRGIRRSLDKPDVFQQELQAFKRLYEMGYDNVELMFPLVNDASDVEAAVEHMRAVGISPEKRRWGVMIETPASALCIEELAECGIDFASFGTNDLTQYTLAVDRNNGNVADRFDELHPAVLSLIGDVIDTCREMDVDTSICGQAGSKPAMVDFLVEKGVTSISANIDAVRDVQHEVKRTEQKLILDDIR